A single genomic interval of Chloracidobacterium validum harbors:
- a CDS encoding zinc-ribbon domain containing protein, giving the protein MIDAEDNVLAPTFEDIHLNCVECNAPFVFTAGEQQFFFDKGLKNPPKRCKPCKTRKNERFNQLLSMMATDGSRPRIQVEVECAECGIQTTVPFLPTQGRPVLCRDCFVRAQVSAPVCAKPIVKYLPPTAA; this is encoded by the coding sequence ATGATAGACGCCGAGGACAACGTACTCGCGCCAACCTTTGAAGACATCCACCTCAACTGCGTTGAGTGCAATGCGCCATTTGTCTTCACGGCTGGCGAGCAGCAATTCTTTTTTGACAAGGGCTTGAAAAATCCTCCGAAGCGCTGCAAGCCGTGCAAAACACGCAAGAACGAGCGCTTCAATCAACTGTTGAGCATGATGGCGACAGATGGCAGTCGCCCGCGCATCCAGGTTGAGGTTGAATGTGCGGAGTGCGGCATCCAAACCACCGTTCCCTTTTTACCAACCCAGGGCCGGCCAGTGCTGTGTCGAGACTGTTTCGTGCGAGCACAGGTTTCCGCGCCGGTCTGCGCCAAGCCAATCGTCAAGTATCTGCCGCCAACCGCGGCCTAA
- a CDS encoding SDR family oxidoreductase translates to MTPTGLTGKTLFITGASRGIGLAIALRAARDGANIAIAAKTAEPHPKLPGTVYTAAAEVEAAGGKALPLVVDIQDENQVTAAVARTVDTFGGIDILINNASAISLTPTLQTPMKRYDLMHRINTRGTFVCSQAVLPHLLRSENPHILNISPPLNMEARWFAPHVAYTMAKYGMSMCVLGMAEEFRHQGVGVNALWPRTAIATAAVQNLLGGDETIRRCRTPEIMADAAHAILTRSSRDCTGNFFIDEDVLRATGVTDFTRYAVDPTADLLPDFFV, encoded by the coding sequence ATGACGCCTACGGGTTTGACCGGAAAAACATTGTTTATCACAGGTGCCAGTCGTGGTATCGGGCTAGCCATCGCGCTGCGCGCGGCCCGCGATGGTGCCAACATTGCCATTGCGGCCAAAACAGCCGAGCCACACCCAAAGCTACCCGGCACTGTCTATACAGCAGCGGCTGAGGTTGAAGCTGCGGGTGGCAAGGCGCTACCACTCGTCGTGGACATTCAAGATGAGAACCAAGTTACCGCCGCCGTGGCCCGCACCGTGGACACATTCGGTGGCATTGATATCTTGATCAACAACGCGAGTGCCATCAGCTTGACCCCGACCTTGCAGACGCCAATGAAGCGCTACGACCTGATGCATCGGATCAATACGCGCGGCACGTTTGTGTGCTCTCAGGCGGTGCTCCCACACTTGCTGAGGTCCGAAAATCCCCACATTCTGAACATCTCCCCGCCACTCAACATGGAAGCGCGGTGGTTCGCGCCGCATGTGGCCTACACCATGGCGAAGTACGGCATGAGCATGTGCGTCCTCGGCATGGCGGAGGAGTTTCGCCATCAAGGCGTTGGGGTCAACGCCCTGTGGCCGCGCACGGCAATTGCCACGGCGGCTGTCCAGAATTTGCTTGGTGGTGATGAGACCATCCGCCGCTGCCGGACTCCAGAAATCATGGCCGACGCCGCCCATGCCATTCTCACCCGGTCAAGTCGGGACTGCACCGGCAACTTTTTCATTGATGAAGATGTATTGCGGGCGACGGGGGTCACCGACTTCACGCGCTACGCCGTCGATCCAACGGCAGACCTGCTGCCCGATTTTTTTGTCTAA
- a CDS encoding DUF92 domain-containing protein: MEVFDHPWRAASLAGVADSSEMRRRLVHVGMGLFALVVVSFWQTLLMGLSGLALAWVLPKWMPSLLRSHEQAKGYSVGVIAYPAAVVVLTLLFPNDLWIVAGGWAMMAYGDGMAVVCGQGIRGPRLGWNPRKSLFGTLGFILFGWLGTLATVLVVGGYPFTPLGLAVVILVAAIVAALLESLPYDICDNPLVAGAAALVFFLAAQVDLNAWQAAQAGVLSRMPTALLLAVSLGVIASATKSVDWSGVITGVIFAFALYAGLGWPGVAGLMAFFIVGTVSSKIGYEKKRAKKVAQAKRTWRNAVANAGVAALCAPLAVLTPHTELFTIAALGSFAAAASDTVAGELGRAYGGTPYSILTFRPAQIGDNGAVSILGLVAGLVTALGFGTLACLMADANLCRALWCITIGGMGGNLVDSLLGATAENAGYLDNEAVNVACTLAGAALAVFLFTL; the protein is encoded by the coding sequence ATGGAAGTTTTTGACCATCCTTGGCGCGCGGCGTCGTTGGCCGGCGTAGCGGACAGCTCGGAGATGCGTCGGCGACTGGTGCATGTCGGCATGGGACTTTTTGCGCTAGTCGTCGTTTCGTTCTGGCAGACGCTCCTGATGGGGCTATCGGGACTCGCCCTAGCCTGGGTGCTGCCCAAGTGGATGCCCAGCCTGCTTCGCTCTCATGAGCAAGCAAAGGGCTATTCAGTCGGTGTGATTGCCTATCCGGCCGCTGTGGTCGTTTTGACATTACTCTTTCCCAATGATTTGTGGATTGTCGCGGGTGGGTGGGCAATGATGGCCTACGGAGACGGTATGGCCGTTGTTTGCGGGCAAGGCATCCGCGGCCCCCGTCTGGGGTGGAATCCACGTAAGAGTCTTTTTGGAACCCTGGGGTTCATCCTCTTTGGGTGGCTTGGCACATTGGCCACGGTTCTCGTGGTCGGGGGGTATCCCTTTACCCCATTGGGACTGGCGGTGGTCATTTTGGTGGCGGCCATCGTTGCCGCACTGCTTGAATCACTTCCGTATGATATTTGCGACAATCCACTGGTCGCCGGCGCGGCAGCCCTAGTCTTTTTCCTGGCAGCGCAAGTTGATCTGAACGCCTGGCAAGCAGCACAGGCTGGTGTCCTGTCCCGAATGCCCACGGCACTCCTGCTCGCCGTCTCACTCGGCGTCATTGCCAGCGCAACCAAATCGGTAGATTGGTCTGGCGTCATCACTGGCGTGATCTTTGCATTTGCCCTTTATGCCGGGCTTGGTTGGCCGGGTGTCGCTGGACTGATGGCTTTTTTTATCGTTGGGACAGTGTCCTCGAAGATTGGCTACGAGAAAAAGCGGGCCAAGAAGGTCGCTCAGGCGAAGCGAACTTGGCGCAACGCTGTCGCTAATGCTGGGGTTGCCGCCCTGTGTGCGCCACTTGCCGTGCTGACACCGCATACGGAGCTGTTCACCATAGCCGCGCTGGGTTCATTTGCGGCAGCGGCCTCGGACACCGTGGCCGGTGAGCTTGGCCGAGCCTACGGCGGCACGCCCTACAGCATCCTTACCTTTCGTCCGGCTCAGATTGGTGATAACGGCGCGGTCTCGATCCTTGGACTTGTGGCCGGGCTGGTCACGGCACTTGGCTTTGGCACATTGGCTTGCCTGATGGCAGACGCCAACCTATGCCGCGCCCTCTGGTGTATTACGATTGGTGGCATGGGTGGCAATCTCGTGGATAGCCTGCTTGGCGCGACAGCCGAAAACGCCGGTTATCTCGACAACGAGGCCGTCAACGTTGCCTGCACCCTCGCTGGTGCGGCCCTTGCTGTTTTTCTGTTCACATTGTAG
- a CDS encoding S1C family serine protease yields the protein MLRLTIRQVIWLVIAASVLGGGGITIAAYFTAKWLDAQPSPPAVSPTVNSDPLPDAEPPQQLDADERNNITVYERVSPGVVNINTTSFVEDFFFGAYPQQGSGSGSIIDAKGHILTNYHVIEGASRLDVTLSDNTSYPATVVGADPDNDLAIIRIQAPADRLRVVPLGSSRNLRVGQKVLAIGNPFGLNQTLTSGIISALGRPLRSENGRTIENVIQTDASINPGNSGGPLLNSAGEMIGINTAIYSPRGGSVGIGFAVPVEVAKQIIPDLLEYGRVRRPWLGITNTYQLNARLAQRLNLPVSEGLILTGIAPRGPAAQAGLYASDRVVQRGAQIVVGDVIVKVGEVSIKSNDDLYRSLRDKKIGDSVPVTVIRAGQSLTVNITLQERPS from the coding sequence ATGCTTCGCCTGACGATTCGTCAAGTTATTTGGCTAGTCATTGCCGCGTCCGTTCTTGGCGGCGGTGGGATCACCATCGCAGCTTACTTCACCGCAAAGTGGCTCGATGCCCAGCCGTCACCGCCGGCTGTCTCGCCGACCGTCAACTCCGACCCGCTGCCAGACGCCGAGCCACCTCAGCAGTTAGACGCGGATGAGCGGAACAACATCACCGTTTATGAGCGGGTCAGTCCCGGCGTGGTCAACATCAACACGACCTCTTTCGTCGAGGATTTCTTCTTTGGGGCGTACCCGCAACAAGGCAGCGGATCGGGTTCGATCATTGACGCCAAAGGGCATATTTTGACCAACTACCACGTCATCGAAGGCGCGAGCCGGTTGGATGTCACGCTGTCCGACAACACGTCTTATCCGGCGACCGTGGTCGGTGCTGATCCTGACAATGACCTGGCCATCATTCGCATCCAGGCCCCGGCCGATCGCTTGCGGGTCGTGCCGCTTGGTTCGTCGCGCAACCTGAGAGTCGGGCAGAAAGTCCTGGCAATCGGCAACCCGTTTGGGCTGAACCAGACCCTGACCTCTGGCATCATCAGCGCTCTGGGGCGGCCGCTCCGCAGTGAGAATGGGCGCACGATAGAGAATGTCATCCAGACGGATGCCTCGATCAATCCTGGTAACTCTGGTGGTCCGCTACTCAACTCAGCCGGAGAGATGATTGGCATCAACACGGCGATTTACTCGCCGCGTGGCGGAAGTGTTGGGATTGGCTTTGCCGTGCCGGTCGAGGTCGCCAAGCAGATTATTCCCGACCTGCTGGAATATGGTCGTGTCCGGCGTCCGTGGCTGGGCATCACGAACACCTATCAACTCAATGCGCGGCTGGCGCAGCGCCTCAACTTACCAGTGAGTGAAGGCTTGATTCTGACCGGCATTGCGCCCCGTGGTCCCGCAGCGCAAGCCGGTCTATACGCAAGTGATCGGGTCGTCCAGCGGGGGGCGCAAATTGTGGTTGGCGATGTGATTGTCAAAGTTGGAGAAGTTTCCATCAAGTCAAACGACGACTTATACCGGTCGCTCCGCGACAAGAAGATTGGTGACAGCGTGCCTGTTACTGTCATCCGTGCCGGACAATCGCTGACGGTCAACATAACGCTCCAGGAGCGACCAAGCTGA